Proteins from one Nicotiana tabacum cultivar K326 chromosome 23, ASM71507v2, whole genome shotgun sequence genomic window:
- the LOC107808456 gene encoding MLO-like protein 9 translates to MAGGADPGARELDQTPTWAVALVCAVIVLISILLEKVLHAVGETFERRRKSALVEALEKIKGELMVLGFISLLLTFGQNYISKICIPVRVANTMLPCPAQHGHGHGHGHGHTDTGEHHRRLLWDHFRILAADSPARACKPGHVPLISLNGLHQLHIFIFFLAVFHVIYSAITMLLGRLKIREWKEWEKEVEHDYEASNDSSRFRLTKETSFVRDNTSFGTTPILFYSVCFFRQFFRSVRKADYLTMRHGFISVHLAPGSKFNFQKYIKRSLEDDFKIVVGINSLLWFSAVVYLLMNVHGWQAMFWLSILPLVIILAVGTKLQAIIAQMALEIQERHAVVQGIPLVQVSDRHFWFGKPKLILHLVHLTLFQNAFEITYFLWISYEFGLHSCFHDNFYLALLRVAIGLGVQILCSYITLPLYALVTQMGSTMKRSIFDDQTSKALMNWHKNAKKKKPTKPGPVETRKLGSPGDSPETSPSTKGGHQSRIEMSNVEPSSSSQTANIVASVDIPEEMPHNDGRSRSTNPDLLTGP, encoded by the exons atgGCAGGAGGAGCCGATCCTGGTGCAAGGGAGTTGGATCAAACACCCACATGGGCTGTGGCTTTGGTCTGTGCAGTTATTGTTCTTATTTCCATTTTATTGGAAAAGGTTCTTCATGCTGTTGGAGAG ACATTTGAGAGAAGACGAAAGAGCGCGTTGGTGGAAGCGCTGGAGAAGATTAAGGGTG AGCTTATGGTTCTGGGTTTTATATCGTTGCTTCTGACGTTCGGACAAAACTACATTTCCAAAATATGCATACCTGTAAGGGTTGCAAACACTATGTTGCCTTGTCCTGCTCAGCACGGACACGGACATGGACATGGACATGGTCATACCGATACAGGAGAACATCATCGAAGGCTTCTATGGGACCATTTTAGGATATTAGCAGCTGATAGTCCTGCCAGAGCCTGTAAGCCT GGTCACGTTCCACTAATATCCCTCAATGGTTTGCATCAGCTACACATCTTCATATTCTTTTTGGCCGTGTTCCACGTTATTTACAGTGCCATTACTATGCTTCTTGGAAGATTAAAG ATTCGAGAGTGGAAAGAATGGGAAAAGGAAGTTGAGCATGATTATGAAGCATCCAATG ATTCCTCAAGATTCAGGCTTACCAAAGAGACATCATTTGTTAGGGATAATACCAGTTTTGGGACTACCCCTATCCTTTTCTACAGT GTGTGCTTTTTTCGGCAATTTTTTAGGTCAGTTCGGAAAGCTGACTACTTGACCATGCGCCATGGTTTCATCTCG GTCCatttagcaccaggaagtaagtTTAATTTTCAAAAGTACATTAAAAGATCTCTAGAAGATGACTTCAAGATTGTTGTGGGTATCAA TTCATTGCTATGGTTTTCTGCAGTTGTTTATCTTCTGATGAATGTTCATG GATGGCAAGCTATGTTTTGGCTGTCCATATTGCCTCTAGTT ATAATATTAGCAGTTGGGACAAAGCTTCAAGCAATTATAGCTCAGATGGCTCTTGAAATTCAAGAAAGACATGCTGTAGTCCAAGGCATACCTCTTGTCCAAGTTTCAGACAGACATTTTTGGTTTGGCAAACCAAAGCTTATTCTTCATCTTGTCCATCTCACCCTCTTTCAG AATGCTTTCGAGATCACTTATTTCCTTTGGATATCG TATGAATTCGGGCTTCATTCCTGCTTTCATGATAATTTTTATCTCGCCTTATTGCGAGTTGCTATAGG GTTAGGTGTTCAAATTTTGTGCAGTTACATTACACTTCCGCTGTATGCGCTAGTTACCCAG aTGGGATCAACTATGAAAAGATCTATATTTGATGATCAAACTTCCAAGGCACTGATGAATTGGCATAAGAATGCAAAAAAGAAGAAACCTACAAAGCCTGGACCAGTCGAAACGAGAAAATTAGGGAGTCCAGGGGACTCACCTGAAACTTCCCCGAGCACGAAAGGTGGTCACCAATCAAGAATAGAAATGTCTAATGTAGAGCCATCGTCCTCTAGTCAAACAGCCAACATTGTTGCTAGTGTGGACATTCCAGAAGAAATGCCTCACAACGATGGCAGGTCGCGGTCCACGAATCCTGACCTACTTACAGGTCCTTGA